Part of the Methanothermobacter sp. MT-2 genome is shown below.
CTTGACTTTTACGTCAAGTGAAACAGGAGAAGCCCCACCCCCCCCCAAAAGGGTGGGATAGTTCACTGATAAAATTTTTTGTTGGAGGGTCAGATTTTATGCTACATGGTACAGAAGTTCTCAAGAAAGGTTTTGCAAAGATGACCAAGGGCGGCGTTATAATGGATGTTGTAGACAGCGAACAGGCCATCATAGCAGAGGATGCTGGAGCAGTCGCAGTAATGGCCCTTGAAAAGGTCCCCGCCGATATAAGATCCTCAGGTGGGGTTGCAAGGATGGCCGACCCAAACAAGATAGAAGAGATAATGGATGCGGTTTCAATTCCTGTAATGGCAAAAGTTAGAATAGGCCATTTTGCAGAGGCCCAGATACTTGAAGCCCTTGGCGTTGACATGATAGATGAAAGCGAAGTTTTAACCCCAGCAGACGAACGCTTCCATATTGATAAAAAGAAATTTAAAATACCATTTGTCTGCGGTGCAAGAAACCTTGGAGAAGCTCTCCGCAGGATCGACGAGGGAGCCGCGATGATCAGGACAAAGGGCGAAGCGGGCACCGGTAACATCGTGGAAGCCGTCCGTCACATGAGGATAATAATGGGACAGATAAGAGAAATTAAAGAAAAAGAAGAAGAGGAGCTCTGGGAATTCGCAAGGAAAATAGAGGCCCCACTCAAATTAGTAAAAGAGACAGCTAAACTTGGAAGATTACCAGTTGTGAATTTCGCGGCTGGTGGTGTTGCAACACCAGCAGACGCAGCCCTCATGATGCAACTAGGCGCCGATGGCGTGTTCGTCGGCTCCGGAATATTCAAATCAGAGAACCCAGAAGCCTACGCAAAGGCCATAGTAGAGGCAACAGCACACTATGATGAACCTGAAGTCCTATTAGAAGTTTCACGCGGACTCGGCGCAGCCATGCCGGGCCTCGAGATAAGCGAACTTTCAGATTCTGAAAGATTACAAGAAAGAGGATGGTAAAGCTATTTTTTAAAAAAAGATAATATTTGGGGTTTAAACCCCCATTCTTCTTATTGTTGTGTGAACTGTCCCATAATTAGAGGTTTGGGTGCTTCTTGGAGAGGGCTTACCTCCCTTACTATAAACTTTTCATAGCTCCTCTACCTCCTATTGTTGTATTTTTTCCTTTTATTGGGGGATATTTAGGATCATGGTAGTTAAACGGCTTTTTCTCCTCTTTCACCTGTTCTTATCCTTACCACATCCTCTACTGGTAATATGAAAATTTTACCATCACCTATGTCTCCTGTCTGGGCGCTTTTCACTATAGCATCCACGACTTCTTCGAGTTTATCATCATTCACTATTATTTCAAGGCGTGTTTTCGGTAATAGATCGATATGATACTCTCTTCCACGATAGCTTTCCCTTATGCCAAGTTGTCTGCCGCGCCCCTTTGCTTCAGTGACGGTCATACCATAACATCCCACATCCACCAAGTTTCTTTTAACTTCTTCGAGTTTTTCAGGTCTTATTATCGCGATTATAGCTCTCATTTTCATCCTCTCTTATAATCTGTATCCTGTCTCTTCATGTAAGTTTGCATCGAGTCCTTCTATCTCCTCTTTCTCTGATACTCTTAACCCAATTGTCATATCCAACAATTTACCTATGATTAACGTCACTGTAAATGAGTAGGCCATTACAACTACCACTGCCAATATTTGTATAAGCAGTTGTCCTGGGTTGCCATAGAATAATCCAGTTCCAAGTTCATTTATGAATGGAGCTGCGAATAGACCTGTTGCTATTGAACCCCAAAGGCCTGAGACTCCATGTATGCCGAAAACGTCCAGGGCATCATCATATCCAAGCTTTGCTTTTAGATAGGATATTGCAAAGTATGAGAATATACTGGTGATCAAGCCTATTATGATTGCTGCTGGTACTGTCACGAATCCTGCTGCCGGCGTTATGGCCACGAGACCTGCTATTGCACCAGATATTGCACCAAGTAGGGTGGGTTTGCCTGTTTTAAGGTAATCTATGATTATCCATGAAATCATAGCAGCTGCTGCTGCGGTGTTTGTCACGAGGAATGCTGATGCTGCAAGTCCACCTGCTGTGAGGGCCGAACCTGCGTTGAATCCGAACCAACCGAACCATAGTAGTGATGCTCCTATCACGGAATATCCTAGATGGTGTGGTAGTAGTCTTGTGTCTTTTCTTTTACCAAGTAAATATATTAGGGCTAGTGCCGCTATACCTGAGTTTATATGGACTACTGTGCCGCCTGCGAAATCTAGGGCTCCTAGTTGTGCGAGGAAGCCTCCGCCCCACACCCAGTGTGCTACTGGTACATAGACTAGACTTATCCAGAGTATGGCGAATGCCATCCATGCTGAGAATTTCATCCTTTCTACTATTGCACCTGAGATTAATGCTAATGTTATGGCCGCGAATGTTAATTGGAATCCTATGTAGATTAAGGCTGGTATTGTTGGTGCGAGTATTGCAGGGTCGTTGATGTTTATATTGTTCATGAATATGTTTATTGGGTTGCCTATTAGGCCGTGTATGTCCCCGCCAAATGCTAGTGGGTAGCCGTATATTACCCATATTATGCTTGCCAGTGCGAATGCTATTATGGACATGAACATTGTGTTTAGTACGTTTTCTTTTCTTGTTAGTCCACCGTAGAATAGTGCGACTCCTGGTACTGTCATGAGTAATACCAGGGCTGTTGATATGAGCATCCAAGCGGTGTCGCCAGGGTTTATTGTTGCGTTCATATTATTTTTCCTCCACAAAATTTATCGGAAACCGGAAGCCTTCTTCCGACATTATTGTGTTAACAAACATCATATATAAAGATTACGGATCCATAAAAAAACTGGCTGTCAAAAACTTCTGAGCGTAATATTCAAAAACCCCCATTTGACTTATGATTTTGATTCTAAGATTTATACGCGATGTTAAATCTTTTTTGACTTCCATTAGGCGCTAATATTTTCTGAGAAGATTTTCTGGAAAATTTTTCCAGTTTATTTGTGCTTGGCCCAATGTTCAAGTCAATCAGGAACACAAGAAACGTTTTGAAGTAATGAACAATTTTAAAAGTTACTATTAACATTATAACCTTTGAATAGCTTTTTATGTTGTTTAGAATCGTGTTTAGTTTGCTTTTGGGTTCTTTGTAGGATTTTGAGCGGAATATGCTGACTATTTCGAGTTTTTCGCCACGTATTTTATTTCATCCTATATGGTTTAGTTATCCTTGGTTCATAATGGGTTGAACTTCGTTATAGATACACATAACGAAGTTAGATCATGCCATTGAATTTTGGAAAGGACTTGAAACCTCATAAAATTTTTAATGAGTGGAGTTACCCAATGATCAGATGCGAGAGGGCCCCCTTTGAAAGATACTGATGGATCCCACTTTCATTTCATTGGATTTCTGTTCTTTCCTTTATTTAGGGGATCAAGTGAAAGATATTTGAATTTAAGCGCCCCTTACCATAAATAATAAAAGAGAATCATATAATAGATAGGATATGGGAAACTTGGGGTGAATGGTTAATGTTTGACATTTTTTTAGTGGAAGATGCTGGGCTTGAAGCTTCAGATTTAAAGGAAAAACTGGAGTCTCTTGGTTTTACTGTTAATGTTGCCAGTGAAATTGAAAACGTTAAAGAATTTAAACCCGACATAGTTCTGATATATACCACCCCTGAACGAATGATAGAATGGTCTGTTAAGGATCTTACTGTGCCTTTCACGTTTCTGATCGATTTTAAGGATAAAGCTGTTTTTACAGGTCCTCATTGTTGTATAGACAAGCCTCTTAATCTTGAAGAAATTAAACAATGCACACATTTTGTTTTTAACAAGATTATTTTAGAAGAAGAACGCTACAAGAACCTTTTTAAATATATAGATACTTGTGTGGCAGTTTATCAACCTGTAGATAATGGTAAAGACTTTATCATCAAAGACTTTAATCGGGCTGCTGAACAAACCGAACAAGTGAAAAAAGAAAACATTCTAGGAAAAAGAGTAACGGAGATATTCCCTGGAGTGGAAGACTTTGGCCTATTAGAAGTTTTTAAGAGAGTATACAAGACAGGCAACCCGGAACATTTCCCTATCTCCTATTATAAAGATGATAGGATTAGTGGATGGCGAGACAATTTCGTGTATAAATTACCATCAGGAGAAATAGTAGCAGTATACAAGGACGTGACAAGACAAAAACAATTAGAAGAAGAACTCAAAGAAAAAGAACAATTATACAGGAGCATATTTGATAATACTGGCTCCGCGACAGCCATAATAGAAGAAGACACCACAATATCACTCTGCAACAAAGAATTTGAAGAACTTACCGGCTATTCTAAGGAGGAAATAGAGGGTAAAAAAAGTTGGACAAAATTCGTAGTAGAAGAAGACTTGGAAAAAATGAAAAGATACCACAAGCTGCGCAGGATGGATCTTAGCCTAGCACCCAGAAACTACACTTTCAAGTTACGTGACCGATGGGGAAAAATCAGAGATATACAATTAACCATAGGGATGATTCCGGGGACTGGGAAGAGCGTGGCTTCGCTTGTTGATGTTACTGAGCTTAGGAATGCTGAAAGGAAGATTAGGGAAAGCCGGGAGAAGTACAGGGCTGTTGTGGAAACAGCTCCTAATGGTGTTTTGATTTTTGATAAGTTTGGGAGGGTGGTTGAGGTTAACAAGAGGGCGCTGGAAATTTCCGGGTTCAGGAAAGAGGAGCTGATTGGTAAAGATATTAAAGAATTAGCTCCCAGGGTCAGAATAGACCTTGTGGAGATCTTTGATTTATTTGAACGGGCTATTAAAGGAGAGAAGATAAAGGAGAAGGTTAGAAGCTTCACAAATCTGAAAGGTGAAAAAATCTACTACATAGCATATCCTTCGATTTTAAGGAAAAATAGTGAAATAATGGGCTTATCACTCATCATAGAAGATGTTACTGAGCGTTACAAAGCAGAAAAGAAGATCAAAGAATCCCTCATGGAAAAGGAGACATTGTTGAGGGAGATACATCATCGGGTTAAGAATAATATGCAGATTATTCAAAGTTTGTTAAGTCTTCAAGCTGCCAGAATGAAAGAAGAAGAAACTCAAAGACTGCTACAAGAATGTCAAGGAAGGATACGTGCCATGTCAATGGTACATGAGCATTTATACCAATCAGAAACAATAGCAAAAATCAACATCAAAGAATACATAGAAAAACTCCTAGAAGATCTAGTCATCCTCTACAAGGCTAAAATCAAAAAGAAACTGAAAATCGAGAAAATACAACTAGACCTAGACACAGCCATACCACTCGGCCTAATAATAAACGAACTCGCTACCAATAGCATCAAATACGCATTCCCAAATGGAAAAGGTACCATAACAATAAAACTCACAAAACAAAAAAACAAAATAAAACTAACAATAGCAGACGACGGAATAGGCCTCCCAGAAAATATCAAACCAGAAAAAACAGAAACACTAGGCCTAAAACTCGTAAACATCCTAACCAAACAACTCAACGGAAAAATAACCCACAAAACAAAACCAGGAACAAAATTCAAAATAACATTCCCCCAAAACCTAAAAAACTAATCCAAAAAAAAACTATTATACCTTTTCAGTGCAACCCATCACATCCCCCCCAAACCTTATAATCAACCAAAACACCAAAAAAAACTGGTAACTTCGTTATGCGTGAATATAGCTCAAAAACCAATTCTAAACAAACTAAACCCCCCAAAAAACCACTATAAGGCCATTATAACACCCATCCTATAGTTGGTCGTGTTTTTTTTGCTTGCGCTCCAAGCACGACTTTAATATTATTAACGCTTCATGTAATACTTGTCATGAAATGATTTTTGATATATAATATGCTTGAAATCAAAGCAAAAGGACCGTCAATTACTTGAAGAGAGACTTATTTTTTCTTTTTTTTGCTGTAGAATAATGTGAATAGTTCCTTCGTCTCTTGAGCTATTCAACATGAAAAATGTATAATGAATAGGGTTCTTTTGATTCCTTGTTGAGTTTTTTTATGTGAATAAATATTTTACATGTCTATATGTTGTAGACATCTTCCAGATTAGTTTCCTTATTCCCTTACTTGATACTTATTTGCACTAATTTTTATCATTGAAAACTCTCTCTTCACTATGGATATAATTGTTTCTATCAATTTTTGAAATTAGGGTTCATGGTTATTGGAGTGGCTTGTTCCGTCAATTGCCACCCAAATATAATGTTGAATAAGCGTACTGTGAAGTCGAGCATCGTATTCAGGGAGTGGGTGCCGATGTCCTTGAAGAGCTTCTCCAGTATCGTGGAACACCCTTTAAACCGAGCATCTTAAATAAAAATTAGACATTAAACCAAAAACGGATGTGAATTCACCGTACTTAAATCTTAAACGCATCTTAAAACGTAAGAGAACCATTACTCGATGTTGAGCGTGTTTACACTTCGGTTGCAAATGGAGTCATTCAGATACTTAAACGCTACAGATATAAGCTTTATTTTTCTGTTGCTTGTCAAGACCCGCCTCCCAAAGGGGATACACAATAGAGGAGGCGGGTTTAAATATTTTGTGTGTTATAGAAGTTATGGTGAGATGTTTACCCTATGAAGGAATTTCAGCTAACTTTGGTGTGAAAAACTAGCCCGCATCTAATGAGAGGTGTGGGGTTGGGGGCTATACCCTCGGAACTCCCAAAATGAAGCCTTTGACGCAAGTTCAGGTGGAACGGGAGAAGCCCCATCCGAGAG
Proteins encoded:
- a CDS encoding pyridoxal 5''-phosphate synthase, synthase subunit Pdx1 — protein: MLHGTEVLKKGFAKMTKGGVIMDVVDSEQAIIAEDAGAVAVMALEKVPADIRSSGGVARMADPNKIEEIMDAVSIPVMAKVRIGHFAEAQILEALGVDMIDESEVLTPADERFHIDKKKFKIPFVCGARNLGEALRRIDEGAAMIRTKGEAGTGNIVEAVRHMRIIMGQIREIKEKEEEELWEFARKIEAPLKLVKETAKLGRLPVVNFAAGGVATPADAALMMQLGADGVFVGSGIFKSENPEAYAKAIVEATAHYDEPEVLLEVSRGLGAAMPGLEISELSDSERLQERGW
- a CDS encoding nitrogen regulatory protein GlnK; the protein is MRAIIAIIRPEKLEEVKRNLVDVGCYGMTVTEAKGRGRQLGIRESYRGREYHIDLLPKTRLEIIVNDDKLEEVVDAIVKSAQTGDIGDGKIFILPVEDVVRIRTGERGEKAV
- a CDS encoding ammonium transporter; protein product: MNATINPGDTAWMLISTALVLLMTVPGVALFYGGLTRKENVLNTMFMSIIAFALASIIWVIYGYPLAFGGDIHGLIGNPINIFMNNININDPAILAPTIPALIYIGFQLTFAAITLALISGAIVERMKFSAWMAFAILWISLVYVPVAHWVWGGGFLAQLGALDFAGGTVVHINSGIAALALIYLLGKRKDTRLLPHHLGYSVIGASLLWFGWFGFNAGSALTAGGLAASAFLVTNTAAAAAMISWIIIDYLKTGKPTLLGAISGAIAGLVAITPAAGFVTVPAAIIIGLITSIFSYFAISYLKAKLGYDDALDVFGIHGVSGLWGSIATGLFAAPFINELGTGLFYGNPGQLLIQILAVVVVMAYSFTVTLIIGKLLDMTIGLRVSEKEEIEGLDANLHEETGYRL
- a CDS encoding sensory transduction histidine kinase, yielding MFDIFLVEDAGLEASDLKEKLESLGFTVNVASEIENVKEFKPDIVLIYTTPERMIEWSVKDLTVPFTFLIDFKDKAVFTGPHCCIDKPLNLEEIKQCTHFVFNKIILEEERYKNLFKYIDTCVAVYQPVDNGKDFIIKDFNRAAEQTEQVKKENILGKRVTEIFPGVEDFGLLEVFKRVYKTGNPEHFPISYYKDDRISGWRDNFVYKLPSGEIVAVYKDVTRQKQLEEELKEKEQLYRSIFDNTGSATAIIEEDTTISLCNKEFEELTGYSKEEIEGKKSWTKFVVEEDLEKMKRYHKLRRMDLSLAPRNYTFKLRDRWGKIRDIQLTIGMIPGTGKSVASLVDVTELRNAERKIRESREKYRAVVETAPNGVLIFDKFGRVVEVNKRALEISGFRKEELIGKDIKELAPRVRIDLVEIFDLFERAIKGEKIKEKVRSFTNLKGEKIYYIAYPSILRKNSEIMGLSLIIEDVTERYKAEKKIKESLMEKETLLREIHHRVKNNMQIIQSLLSLQAARMKEEETQRLLQECQGRIRAMSMVHEHLYQSETIAKINIKEYIEKLLEDLVILYKAKIKKKLKIEKIQLDLDTAIPLGLIINELATNSIKYAFPNGKGTITIKLTKQKNKIKLTIADDGIGLPENIKPEKTETLGLKLVNILTKQLNGKITHKTKPGTKFKITFPQNLKN